A region from the Lycium barbarum isolate Lr01 chromosome 8, ASM1917538v2, whole genome shotgun sequence genome encodes:
- the LOC132608071 gene encoding uncharacterized protein LOC132608071 yields the protein MAERHRLLEFENAKDKEKLKVVKQKAEARARISDELKSKFEELAEANDVLKDELESATQIQRILEEKISELAAKLAKAEADLEESLKDVSAAEARTTIVVEYEQWKSRRVTFEQAQQGLWDL from the coding sequence ATGGCGGAGAGGCATCGACTACTTGAATTCGAAAATGCTAAAGACAAAGAGAAGTTGAAGGTGGTCAAGCAGAAGGCCGAGGCTCGAGCCCGGATTAGTGACGAGCTCAAGAGCAAATTCGAGGAGTTAGCCGAGGCCAATGATGTGCTTAAGGACGAGCTCGAGTCGGCTACCCAAATTCAAAGAATTCTCGAAGAAAAGATATCAGAACTGGCAGCTAAATTGGCAAAAGCCGAGGCCGACTTAGAAGAGTCTCTTAAGGATGTTTCAGCTGCCGAGGCTCGTACTACGATTGTGGTTGAGTATGAGCAGTGGAAATCCCGGAGGGTTACCTTCGAACAGGCTCAACAAGGATTATGGGATCTCTAA